TCTTTTTGGTATTTCCTTGTGTGATTGTAGGTTTTCGAATTCTGATGGGAAGGATTTTCGTTGTGTGATTTTATACAACTGCAACTTTGTTGCTTCAATTTCATCAACGGTCAGGTAATCAAATTTTTCGTGTATATGTATTTCGTGTCGTGTATATCTTGTAGCATTTTCTGCTGGGTTCAGAGTTCCTGGTAAAAAACGCCACAAATTGACGTCAGTCGTAGTACGGATTTCGTTGATGCGATTCATAACGAATACTGGAAATTTTCGGTTTTCATTCAAGATATATTTAAGAACTATTTGTGAATCTGTGCAAAATTTGGTACGTCCGTGGAAAGACTACTCACTATTGATTCTCTCATCCTTGTAGCCAAAACAGCAACTTGTAATTCTAATTTTGGTATTGTGAGAGATTTTGGATTCAACGGGGCGACTCTTGATTTTCCAATCACGAATGTTACATTGAAGGTATGCGTTTCCTGAATATATAGATATGCTACAGCACCATATGTATTGATTAAATCGTCAAAAAATATGTAGTTGAATGAACTGATTATTGGATTGTAGTGTGAGCTATCGAAGAATGTTGATCGATGTTAGTTTCTCCGGTTCACTTCTCCAACTCAACTACCTTGTTCTTAGTACGGTTGGTATTTCTTCATCCTAGTCTACTTTGGATTTCCACAAAGATTGGATAATAAGTTTTCCTTCTAAAATAAATGGTGTTAAGATGCCAAGTGGGTCAAATATTGAACTTGTTAAACTTAATAAACCTCTTTTCGTTTCAGGTGATGGTTTGCTGACAACTTTGAATGTGAAATAGTCAGTATTCGGATTTCATAACATACTAAGTACTCTTTCggtcagtaatttttttaaatctaggTTGACGTTGATTAAAGGTTCGGTATTTGGAAAACACTTAAGAATTTCACAAGAATTTGATAGCCATTTTGTTAAACGAAATCCACAACTTTTCAATGGTTCTGTCACAGTTTTTGGCTTCGTTTACCGATTTCATGGAATTCAAATAATCATCCATGTAAAGCTTTTTCGTGATAGCGTCTACTATTTCGCGATCGTGATTGATGCTAGTTTGTCGAAGAGCGTAATTTGCGCAACAAGGTGAGTCTACTTACCCTAATAAATGTACTTGCATGACGAAATCATCATTATATTTGCCGTTCTTTTCTTTCCAAACGAAACGAAGAGCGTCTTGTTATATCCTTGATACTTTGACTTGGTACGGAATGTGGGTAATACAGATATTAGGTGTTACTTTGCTGCTGCGTCAAAAACTACAAGAACTTTTCCGAGCTTGTTAGGATGGACAATGGTGATTGTGATATCGGATGTTTGGTCCTGGACTTGTAACCTGTAATTTTCGGCTAAAATTGATTACTTGCTCAATTTTCTTTCGTTAGATTTTAGACGTTGGACTGCTAATTCCCTGTAGTAAGTTAATTTTGTTTTCTCATCTTTCACCGTCTTTCATTTTCGTGGTCAATTTAAGTATGTGTAGGTTTGAATGGAGTGGAGGATTTGTTCCATATGACTTGATTTCCCAAAATCTTTTTACTGCATGATTGAGATCATCCGTATGAGTTTCTAATCGATTAATATTGGTAAGTATGTTTCTAATCTTCCCACCAAATACGATCCAAGGAAGTTACGTTTTAACAGCTACTGGTTCGTTGTGTTTTCCTACTCGATAATCATGTTAAATATGAATTGATGGTGTATCGATTCTAATAAGTACTGTTACTCTGTCGACGTTTTTGGTTGGTATATCGATGTGTTGCAAATAAGCATAGCTTTCTTTCAAATCTgtgatttttatgtttttttagtagAAGTGTTAAGATCTGGTACAACCCATGCTTCTtcgattttgatttcttctttcaaATTGGTAGGGTGAACattaaatgaaataatttttgattgCAACGTCTCTAAATTGAATAGGATCGTGGATACTCTCAACAGTTGCTCCTTCCCGCCTAATCCGAGTTTCTGCGCTGTTTCTTCGCAAATTAAGCTGCTATCTGATCCACTATCTGTGATAGCGTTGATTGTTACTGACTTGTTGTTATGAGTTACGATAACCGGAATAACTTGAAGATAGGTGTCAGttgttttcattctttaaaacttcattttcattttgttgtGTCGGTCCTAAATGCAGCAGGGTGTGGTGACGTTTTCCACATATATCTTCTCGACACCTTTTCTTAGAtttacattcttttattttatgaaaAGGGAAAAGACAGTTGAAGCAAACTCCTTTTCCTAAAACAAACTTCCTACTGATCTGCCTCCGGTTTCAGTTTGAATTATCTgcacttaaaaacaaaatgattttctgAACAAAACCAACACTTTGTACTGCGTTCTGCCTTTCCATTTTTAATTATCTCCTGTTCCTGATCTGCGAATAAATTTGCTAATGGATTGAATCGCTCTAACAACTGAAAACTCAATCATATctcaatgtcaaaaaaattaatgtttttctCACCCGTTATCTTGTCTTTCGAAAATATGTAGAACTGATTGCCGAAGTGGTAAGGTAATCTAGCTACAGCCATTGCTAGATTCTCAGTTGAATTAATAGCAAATTTGTAGACTATATAGATTAGCCAAGTATTATTAGAATTAAGAAGCTACAGATACCGACGGAGAGATGTCTTGACGCGAGGTAGTTGGGGAAGATCAAgaaccttttttaatttaaagtaagATACAACAACAGGATTGCCGCAGTCACGTTTCAATGTTTGTAATGCAGATGCGTAAAATATGCCACTTGCACCAATCGATAACACCGTCTTTTTCGTCTAATACACGTCTCCATCCTTGTGTTATCTTCAATGGAAAACTTCAAGTGTACTctagatttaaaatttttaccaaACTCTTGGACAATTTATTAGGCGAGCCATCGAACCGAAATAGATTAATAACTGGTGGATTACTTGATTCATACTTCCATCGAAGTACTCTAGCGGTAGTTATCCCACTTTTGTCTTCTAAAATGGTTTCTTGTCCCTCAATAAGATCGTCAATAAGTTTATGAATCGGCTGATTACAAGATTTATGGATATTTTTTGGATTATTAAAGACATTGTTTTCGACATCTTTTAGTTCTGAACGGTTCGTTTGAGATTTATCGTGATTAAAACAATTCAAGTTCTTTAGTCTGATCTTTATATGGATGTTGATTGACTAATGAAGATCTATCAGGCGGTACATCATTGGTGTTGAAGAAGTGACGGCTTTTTGTTGAATGGTTTGATGAAAATGAACAATGTGGTTTAGGAAGATATTTAAGAATATatgtaaaagaaaataatttctttattgcAAGTTCTGCTTTTTGAGTTACGTTTCGTTAGGGCGGGTTTTTACTCAAACGAATGCGGTTGAATCGATCGAATCGATggtactaaaaataaaacattgcaAAATCTTTGTCGATCGACGTTGACCTTGCGGTCAAATTAGATCGAATTCAAAGTAGGAATGCTTTTTACTATTTGGTCGATCGATTGAAATTTATCCAATGAGATTGATTTATACCCATGATATGTTAACACTCTGACGAAGAAATGACTATTTATTGAGAAGCGGGAAGAAGATAAGACTGGCTGAAAACATTGTAAACAAACGAAGATTATATTGCATATTTGATGCAGCAACAGCAGACACTATTTAACACGAGCAACCGTTAAAAGATGGAAATGCATCACCAATAAGTGATTATTCGCAAATAAATTTTGAGGGATTTAGATAAACAAACTATAGACAAATGTGTAGACGAGTTCAGACGAGTATAGACGAATCACAGACAAGTACAGACAAACTACAGACAAGTGCAGACGAGATACAGACGAGTACAGATAATCACAGACAAATCGCAGACAAGTAACAAATCTCAGACGAGTCGATATACTTTTctgtctttaaaaatgaaacttcATATAAAGAAAAGTGACTTTCCTCActgtttctttaaaattttaaaataatacagTTTTCCCGAATTTCTCATAAATGTTAGGATGCTACATCATTGTTAAAAACAGGAAAAGTAAAAAGTGCAGAAAGAACGTTCGATTCACCTTTTCGTTCGATGTATTATTCGATTTGTGTCATATATATAAAACCAGAAACAGTTCTGTGAGCACGTGTGAGCGTCATGTGAGCGCGTGTGAGCGTCATGTGATTGCGTGTGTaaagttttataatttatttcgatttacacagattttataattgtttttggcTACTTAAATATTTGCAGGTTTCAATTTTAATTATAATTACATACATGGATGAAATATGGAAACGCAAAGATATTACTCCGAAAAAGTTTGATGAAAcaccaaataaaaaaatgcgcAAAGGCAGTGAAGTTTCGTCGTATGTTGAAAATATGTTGACATTATTTATTGTCCCAATTGATATTTATCGTAAATTCTCTATATAAAGCTCTTGTTAAAGCTTTGTATGATAAAGGGCTGTTTATTTTTGCACTACCATACCGGAAGTTTGACCTTACATTTGGAGAATGGAGCTATAAAACGAAGAACAAAAAATGGAACATATACGTTTATTCTTGCTGTACATCCCTACAATTCCTGATCTGATTGAATTATCAGGCAATGCGACTAATTCACCATCACATTAAAAAAGTGAGGAAGTTAATGAACAGGAATTGGCGACAGAATCTGTTTTATCTATTTGTACACATAACAATAAAAAACCGGAGATTCCAATATCTGCAGAAGAACTCGATATATCCACGGACAAGATACCCAAAGAtactttaataaaattttccagCAAGCTCTGGACATCCTGTCTGATGTAAAAAGGAATAACTACAGCTGGATCAGCTGATCCAAGAATGCGAACCGTAAAATGTTCAACTTCTACAACTCTACACATCATATCACCATCTTCTAGAAATCGTGATTTATTGGAATACAAATGAAAAACTCATACATGGTTCTTAATATGCGAAAATACAAAAGCTGTAGCCGTGAATGTGAACATGTGTTTCGCGTATTTCGTGCAGGTTAAAAAGAAAATCATGCAAAGTAAAGCACGAAGTGGTTTAACTGTTGCACTCGAAACGGATTTGACAACATCACAAACCGGCCTGAAGAAAGACCAGATAAAAACACCACGCAAGAATAGCACGCAAGAAACTAGTCAAGATGATCAACAAAAGCGATTCTTAGATTCACACATCAAATGGTATTCCACAAACGcctctgcatacaataactcaaCAACTCCTACACCACAAGGCGCATTCACTAAAACCGCATCTAAGTTCACAATAAACAAATAATGTTAACAACTTTTCAAAACAACCAGTTAAATGTATTACTCTCCAGTCTTTCTCCAACAACCCTTCAGTATTTGCGTTCTCACAGCAGCAGTAATGCTGCCTTGTCTCAAATCATTAAAAACTATTTACACATCAACAATTGGTAAAGTGAAATGTCACCTTTTTTCTATGAATATGTTCTGCTACCCGAAAACATGTCGGTATGCTACGGGTGCcataataaatataaagttgAATGCTGCACATTTCCAAACAACGTGATTGTGAAACACATGGTTAGGCGAATAACAGGGGTATCTCCTTCTGGACCTGTCACATTCACTAATGACTTCACCGCAACGTATTACCACTTAGATGTGCAACATATAGCTATAAAAAACATGCTATACTTCGGAAACCCGGTAGTGTACGTAGTTCAAACCTTATCGAAACAGCTGGCCGACAATATGGAATTTTGTCAACGATTGCAATGCTCAGGTGttgttgttaaatttatttgaaaactcGGTGTGTTTCAAAACGCTTTTTAGCTGAAACTTCCTTTTTTTGATGAAGATTGTGTTCatgtgttttgttgtttttaggcTACTTACTTTTATTCTAtacttattccattaagacaaCTTTCGTTTAAGCGCAAAATCCTACTTTTAAGTCCTAGAAGGTGTAGAAAGACAAAAGAACTGGTCACGAGAAAAAGGGGCGCCTCTAAATATCACTAATACTAAATATCATCAGCATTTACAATGTTATACTCTTATTGTTGTTATCAAATGTTTCAGTATGTGAGTATAACTGACGATCAAAATTTTATATCCATTTTGTCCAAAACAACGGTTTATGATTTTAGAGAGGGCGTTGAATAATGAGGCGAGTttattggaaaaagaaaaagatagtTCACCTTTGAGACTTGTATATTGTTCCATGGTTGTCAATTCAATACCCGCATACATTTTACGCAATTCAACGTTACTGTTAAAACCTAAATAATAATTAAGGTACTACTGGTATACCCATGACTCTACACTAGTCGCCTGTGATTCGTCTGTACTCGTCTGTGATTCGTCTGTACTCGTCTGTGATTCGTCTGTACTCGTGTGTAAGTCGTCTGTAACTTGTCTGTACTCGTCTGTGATTCGTCTGTTATTCGTCTGTACTCGTCTACGCATTCGTCTGTAGTTTTAGAACAGATCCAATTGTAGAATAAGTTCGCGGATTTCAGTTTCTTAGGGCAATTCCTTGAAAAGTTTTAAAGGCAGCGTCACTATACAAAACGTTTGTAGGGAAATGGCTGAAAAAGGTTTGAGGaatatttagaaatattttggTTTACTGGAAACCCGCCTGTAATGTGGTGCATGAGAATTATTTATGATTTAGTTTATGAATGAATTTTAGCCTGTAAACAGTAGAGTTTCATGGAATGTATCAAGCTTTAATATACAAAACAATATAGACAACAACTGTCTTATTTTCTATCTTACAATTTTTACAACTCTTCTTATTAATGTTCATAGGTATTCCAACCTTGTGTGGCAGAAACTTAGAATCAAGATACACGGTAAATGAAAATCGCACTTTGAGTCTTGTTCAAGTTATATGTGGACATCCTAAACCCGAAGTTGAATGGAAAGTGGGAGACGACAACTTCAGTAGATCATACAATTCATCTTACATGAATACTGCAATCAGACAGCACAAATATACATTTAGAACACGACCAATCACTCGCAATGATTGTGGACGAACCCTCATAGTCGTTGCCAATAACACCGTAGGAAGTATGAAAAGAAATGCAAAACTTGATGTTGAATGTaagcacaaaattttatttatgcttgtatttttttatgtttattaaatTCTGATGATTCTGTATTTCATAGTTGTACCTTCGCTGGTCTCTATGGTATCGTTGTCCAGATATAATAAAACCTGTGTTAGTGTCACTTGGGATGGAGAAGACACTGGGAAATGTGTTGTCAGCTATCATTTGCAGTTTGCTAGTAGAGAGACTATTTATAACTCTTCTAACAGATATTTTACACTATGCAATTCTTCAGATGTTGACACTGTTATTATTTGGGCATCATACAAGGGAAAGAATGGTTGGAAACTTGTCAGTAGGATTAGCACCACGACCTCGTCACCATATTTCACCTCGACGACTAATATTGCGACGACCAATGCAGGAAAAAGTGTACCGAGAACATGTAAATTAAATTGTAAATTTGTTCTTCTTATTAGACGCTTGTTTGTCAATGCGTGTAGCAATGACATCTTGGTTATAAATCAACTAAGGTCATTATAGAAATTTTCGAAATCTCCGAATTAAGgtagatttaaaaatattaaagtttaGTAAATTaggtatattaaaaaaatttacaatacaTACGACAATTTAGTTAACTAAAATGGTGGTCTCtcttttttaagtaatttttaatttaataatacAGCCTGGTGATTGGATTGTAATCCCTAGGAATTTTCAAACGCTTAACAATTAATTTGATAAGGACGGAAATATTTATAAAAGCCCATGTTAAGTACGTTAAGAAATTAAAGAGTAATACCCATACTAGCTAAAAATACTTATCATGTCTAAAAGATTTATTAACATGGGTAATTATTTCTCGGTTTTCATTAGTTATTTTCCTTTTAGGTGACTGTCAATCCACCAGTAACGTTATCATTGCGATCGTCGTCACATTAGCTATCACACTGATTTTAAttacaattatttttataatttttaaacataaagGTAAGCATTTGTGGTCGCTTGTTTAAAAAGGGAACCAACGTAAAAGTTCTCTAAAAAGTTGGAAATGTATCGTTTATAAATATttccttaaaatatttataccaGGACCTAGAATCTGAAAATTGATAGGGGTATAGAATTTAATATTTCGAAATATACATTAAAGTTTCGACAGTCAATTGACTCATAGAAAATATAGACACAAGCATTTCTTCTGCTGACAGAGAACAACGGGATTAGACAAATAAAATTATGTATATCAGCGAATTTTTTACAGAACATCTGAGACTGCAAAATGgagaaaagtaaataaataaattaaaatctttatgtcaggagaataaataataacagcttaaccctatttggtccggggggggggggcggattccgccccccccctgacggttttttttaataactcctgattgctttgttatgtGGCTATGATACTAACtgattttcaacatttatctattagtcGCCTGCATGCTATATTTTTAGgacccatacctttcagaggctttgatattggccattactcgaaactacccctaagaatctctatgaaatccttataatgaggaaaatataataactcatcttaggattatctttagaacttaaaacttgcaacacaactttgtttcatcaagaagaattattttaaataatttggacACGTAACGATTCCGATTTcctgattttgtcggattttacccgaaaatctgaaaaaaacggattttcggacaatttttggcaattttttatccgatccatttaaaaaccggaagatatgttaaataaaatttatttagctttcggaaacttcaaacagaatgtaaaaattcgctctagaacaaaagtaattatactttaagcagatagtggcatttttaacaattttcagacttctaatgacgtcacagaaaatgtgctgacgcaagcaaaaatttattgccgctattttgttccttttgtgacgtactataagtgtgccaagtttgattcaattttaacaatcctatgaaaagttattaaggggaggcggaatccgcccccccccggtcatagtatgttcgaaaaaccccggaccgaa
Above is a window of Hydractinia symbiolongicarpus strain clone_291-10 chromosome 3, HSymV2.1, whole genome shotgun sequence DNA encoding:
- the LOC130635934 gene encoding uncharacterized protein LOC130635934 isoform X2 yields the protein MNTFVDSSKYRFIQLGVLLWYLRLAFGGAVEPKASNVTVMRGEMLEISWTVSPASGERVTSLQVYVLPNITSEILTGSSPLVSVYGETVFGVGRLSATFDGSTYKLMLKNLSYADSVTFQLFTIFVIGIQSDIKTSEIQVTVISIPTLCGRNLESRYTVNENRTLSLVQVICGHPKPEVEWKVGDDNFSRSYNSSYMNTAIRQHKYTFRTRPITRNDCGRTLIVVANNTVGSMKRNAKLDVEFVPSLVSMVSLSRYNKTCVSVTWDGEDTGKCVVSYHLQFASRETIYNSSNRYFTLCNSSDVDTVIIWASYKGKNGWKLVSRISTTTSSPYFTSTTNIATTNAGKSVPRTCDCQSTSNVIIAIVVTLAITLILITIIFIIFKHKGYITVSINQKRRPQSNENGSDDYEETGATTSHYADINTKAVKPSIYADLTTTADHSKQYAEIELHKQDTYSNIRD
- the LOC130635934 gene encoding uncharacterized protein LOC130635934 isoform X3 gives rise to the protein MNTFVDSSKYRFIQLGVLLWYLRLGFGGTVEPEATNVTVMRGKMLDITWKVSPASAERITSLQVYVLPNMTFEILSGTSPLVSIYGETVFGVSRLSATFVGSTYKLMLKNVSYTDSVTFQLQAIFLIGTKHDVKTSEIQVTVNGIPTLCGRNLESRYTVNENRTLSLVQVICGHPKPEVEWKVGDDNFSRSYNSSYMNTAIRQHKYTFRTRPITRNDCGRTLIVVANNTVGSMKRNAKLDVEFVPSLVSMVSLSRYNKTCVSVTWDGEDTGKCVVSYHLQFASRETIYNSSNRYFTLCNSSDVDTVIIWASYKGKNGWKLVSRISTTTSSPYFTSTTNIATTNAGKSVPRTCDCQSTSNVIIAIVVTLAITLILITIIFIIFKHKGYITVSINQKRRPQSNENGSDDYEETGATTSHYADINTKAVKPSIYADLTTTADHSKQYAEIELHKQDTYSNIRD